The Desulfomonilia bacterium sequence ATAAAATCCACTGCAAAAGATGAAATTGGGCAGCTGTCCGAAGCATTCAACGAGATGACGGAGAGCCTCAGAGATTTCAGGCGGAGCGACGAGGCGAAAATGATCAGACTTAAGCAATCAGTTCAGCAGACATTTGAAAGCCTGCCGTTCATAGTTGCCCTGCTCGATGGCGGCGGGACCGTAGAAATGTCCACAAAACCTGCAAGGGAAATCTTCGGCCTTACAAAAGGTGTCAATATTAATAAACTTGATCTCGAATGGATGAAGGAAATCATCAAGTCCGCGCCCGATGGAAACGGAAAAAAGGTTTTTTCGAAAGGCATTAATGTCATTCAGCATTTTGACAAGGCTCGGGAATATTATTTCCAGCCCATGGCCGTTCCCGTACTGGACAATTTCAAACAGCCCGCAGGGACAATACTCATTGTAAACGACGTGACGGGACGCATAGAGCATGATGAAATGAAGACCGGCCTTATTTCCGCTGTCTCGCATCAATTGAAGACGCCGTTGACTTCACTCAGGATGGCCCTTTACATCCTCCTTGATGAGAAGACGGGCGCGGTTTCACCAAAACAGGCCGATCTCCTGCTTACTGCAAGGGATGAAAGCGACAGGCTGAATGACATCATCGAAAACCTTCTGAACATCAGCAGCCTTGAATCTGGAAAGACCGCTCTTAAAATCGAGCGCGTGAGTTCGGGTAACCTTATCCTGGATGCAGCCAAGAGATTCAGAAGTGCGGCCAGGGACAAGGGCATCGATCTGGTCACCGACATACCGGCCGATCTTCCCGATGTGCTGGCCGATGCGGCCCAGATAGACCATGTCTATGCAAACCTGATTTCTAATGCGCTCAAATACACGCCATCTGGAGGAAACATAACGCTTCATGCCGAAGAGCTTTTTGAACATGTCTGGTTTACCGTATCCGATAGCGGCATAGGTATACCGGAAAAATATGCCGGCAAAGTATTCGAAAGATTTTTCCGGGTGCCTGAGGGACAGCCGCAGCCGGGAACAGGCCTCGGGCTGGCTATTGTCAAGGAGATAGTCGAGGCCCATGGCGGAGAGGTCCGCCTTGAAAGCATAGAAGGCAAGGGCTGCGTCTTCTCGTTTTCGCTGCCGATCATCAGGAAGGCGCCTTCGGCAGAAGAGGTGTGAGAATGTACGAGATAATTGTTCTGATAATAGCGATAGCGCTTATGGCCTACCTTTTCATTTCAGTCATAATGCCTGAGCGGTTCTGACCGGAGGAGAAGAGGCGTGTTCAAAGACTTTTACGGATGGATTCAACTTGGAATATTCATCATTCTGCTGATCTGTCTGACCAAACCCTTTGGCATTTATCTGATGAAGGTTCTCGATCCTTCAGGCAGGACATTACTTGACCCCATTTTAAAGCCAGTAGAGAAATTCATATATAAGACAACAGGAATAAATCCTGAAAAAACTCAAACATGGAAGGCATATCTTTTTTCTCTGCTGCTGTTCAGTTTAATCGGGTTCACGATGACATTTGTAATTCTGATTTTTCAGCGCTTCCTTCCACTCAACCCGCAAAAGCTTCCAGGGCTCAGCTGGCATCTGGCATTCAATACGGCGGCGAGTTTCACCACGAATACCAACTGGCAGAGCTATGCGGGTGAGAAGACGATGTCATATTTTTCACAGATGGTGGCGCTCACCTTCCATAACTTTGCCTCAGCCGCTTCCGGAATCGCAGCAGCGGCAGCCCTTGTCAGGGGGGTTGCATCAAACGCTTCGAAAACCATCGGAAATTTCTGGTCTGATATCGTAAGGCTTAATCTTTATCTGCTGATACCAGCCTCTATAATTTTCGCCGTTTTTCTTGTCTCGGAGGGAGTAGTTGACAACTTCAGGGCATATGATTCTGTTTCTGCCTTTAATAATGCCTCAGTTCCAGCCCAGATAATAGCACAGGGGCCTGTGGCCTCGCAGGAGGCAGTAAAAATGCTCGGCACGAACGGTGGCGGGTTTATGGGTGCCAATTCAGCGCATCCATTCGAGAACCCGACACCTCTTACCAACTTTGTCCAGATGCTTTCTATTTTCCTGATCCCTGCCGGGCTGACCTGGTATTACGGCAGAATGACGGGAAACCAGCGCCACGGATGGACGATATTTTATGTCATGCTTGCACTCTTCCTTGCGTTCATGCTCGTCTGCTGGCATGAGGAGGATTCGGGAAATCCGGCGTTTGCATCACTCGGTATCGACCTGGCCGCGGGGAATATGGAGGGAAAAGAAGTGCGGTTCGGCATATTCGGGTCATCACTGTTCGCAGCCGTTACAACAAGCGCATCCTGCGGGGCGGTCAATTCGATGTTCGATTCCTATACCCCGCTGGGCGGCCTTGTCTCATTGCTCAACATCCAGCTGGGTGAGATCATATTCGGAGGCGTTGGCTCGGGTCTTTACGGCATGATCGTCTTTATTGTCCTTACGGTTTTTCTCTCGGGACTCATGACAGGCCGGACGCCGGAATATCTCGGGAAGAAGATCGAGGCCTATGAAGTAAAGGCCGGGGTCCTGTTCATAATGGTTCCCGTGCTTGTCATACTCGGATTCACCTCCGCTGCCGCGGTCAGCGGATGGGGCCTTGCCGGGCTTAACAATGCTGGGCCGCACGGGCTTACAGAGATGCTTTACGCATTTTCTTCCGCTGCCGGAAACAACGGCAGCGCCTTTGCCGGACTTAATGCCGACACTCCATGGTATAATGTCA is a genomic window containing:
- a CDS encoding ATP-binding protein encodes the protein MLGLRQKMLIGFMGLFLISAIIGAISIIQITDLGGAIGSIMKENYRSVRACQEMKESIERMDDGIVLIILGDKASGRKLIAENREAFTKALDIELGNITLQGEHESALGIQHLFERYAKMLGRLTDGGAGKDEMIKAYLDDLLPLASAIRGTADSVLTMNQRNMYDSGKNARRKAAHSRSMMIGFLFAGAGLTCVYILLIRRWILKPVTVLSESVNEIRKGNLDLVIKSTAKDEIGQLSEAFNEMTESLRDFRRSDEAKMIRLKQSVQQTFESLPFIVALLDGGGTVEMSTKPAREIFGLTKGVNINKLDLEWMKEIIKSAPDGNGKKVFSKGINVIQHFDKAREYYFQPMAVPVLDNFKQPAGTILIVNDVTGRIEHDEMKTGLISAVSHQLKTPLTSLRMALYILLDEKTGAVSPKQADLLLTARDESDRLNDIIENLLNISSLESGKTALKIERVSSGNLILDAAKRFRSAARDKGIDLVTDIPADLPDVLADAAQIDHVYANLISNALKYTPSGGNITLHAEELFEHVWFTVSDSGIGIPEKYAGKVFERFFRVPEGQPQPGTGLGLAIVKEIVEAHGGEVRLESIEGKGCVFSFSLPIIRKAPSAEEV
- the kdpA gene encoding potassium-transporting ATPase subunit KdpA, which produces MFKDFYGWIQLGIFIILLICLTKPFGIYLMKVLDPSGRTLLDPILKPVEKFIYKTTGINPEKTQTWKAYLFSLLLFSLIGFTMTFVILIFQRFLPLNPQKLPGLSWHLAFNTAASFTTNTNWQSYAGEKTMSYFSQMVALTFHNFASAASGIAAAAALVRGVASNASKTIGNFWSDIVRLNLYLLIPASIIFAVFLVSEGVVDNFRAYDSVSAFNNASVPAQIIAQGPVASQEAVKMLGTNGGGFMGANSAHPFENPTPLTNFVQMLSIFLIPAGLTWYYGRMTGNQRHGWTIFYVMLALFLAFMLVCWHEEDSGNPAFASLGIDLAAGNMEGKEVRFGIFGSSLFAAVTTSASCGAVNSMFDSYTPLGGLVSLLNIQLGEIIFGGVGSGLYGMIVFIVLTVFLSGLMTGRTPEYLGKKIEAYEVKAGVLFIMVPVLVILGFTSAAAVSGWGLAGLNNAGPHGLTEMLYAFSSAAGNNGSAFAGLNADTPWYNVMLGISMIAGRFLMIAPELALAGSLAAKKHTTDGSGSFPVTGLLFAFLLAFVILIVGALTFLPVLSLGPIVEHMLMLESGVLF